In Bosea sp. (in: a-proteobacteria), one DNA window encodes the following:
- a CDS encoding ParB/RepB/Spo0J family partition protein, giving the protein MAVPSFTVQMLPMRDIFVVGERRPLNEGAVEILMNSISKIGLQTPITVRVDPSILDPETGEVLGGFAVVAGAHRLEAFRRLGYDRIPAIERDCDEIDARLWEIAENLHRAELTSLERDEQIADWVRLNAKKEEVAQLVPPSGGVQPKDKGFRAAERELGIGRMDASRAVKVASLSEQAKAAAREAGLDDNRTALLRVARADPERQEAVVREIAAEREARKPISPAPVPRNEIESYEQWLTKVVRLFDQAPDEWRERARDHLFPDIPVMDARFG; this is encoded by the coding sequence ATGGCCGTCCCCTCGTTCACGGTTCAGATGCTGCCGATGCGCGATATCTTCGTGGTCGGAGAGCGCCGTCCCTTGAATGAGGGGGCGGTTGAAATCCTGATGAACTCGATCAGCAAGATCGGGTTGCAGACGCCCATCACAGTTCGGGTAGACCCCAGCATTCTGGACCCGGAAACTGGCGAAGTCCTTGGCGGGTTTGCCGTCGTCGCAGGCGCCCATCGTCTCGAAGCCTTTCGCCGGCTCGGATACGACCGTATTCCGGCTATCGAGCGCGACTGCGACGAGATCGACGCCCGACTTTGGGAGATTGCCGAAAACCTTCACCGTGCCGAACTGACCTCTTTGGAGAGGGACGAGCAAATTGCGGATTGGGTCAGGCTGAATGCGAAGAAGGAAGAGGTGGCACAACTTGTGCCACCTTCTGGCGGCGTCCAGCCGAAAGACAAAGGCTTCCGCGCTGCTGAGCGCGAGCTTGGCATTGGCCGGATGGACGCATCCCGCGCCGTTAAGGTCGCTAGCCTCTCTGAACAGGCTAAGGCCGCCGCTCGCGAAGCCGGCCTCGACGACAATCGCACAGCGTTGTTGCGCGTCGCGCGTGCCGATCCCGAACGTCAGGAAGCGGTCGTTCGCGAAATCGCTGCCGAACGAGAGGCGCGCAAGCCTATCAGTCCCGCACCGGTGCCCCGGAACGAAATCGAGTCCTACGAACAGTGGCTGACGAAGGTCGTCCGCTTGTTCGACCAAGCGCCGGATGAGTGGCGTGAACGGGCGCGCGATCATCTCTTCCCCGATATCCCTGTCATGGACGCGAGGTTCGGCTGA
- a CDS encoding siphovirus Gp157 family protein, translating to MNPQLVFRVVREITDLLSVYPELGEDETLRSDTLEGETDINNILAKLVQEREAAYAMAEGVKAPVNDLRERKARLERRGDGYGEAIERVMAAAGLSKVMLPNATISVSQAAPSVVIKDEDAIPERFVRIKREIDKAAINAAVKAGEEIPGVVVGNGGQRLMVRVK from the coding sequence ATGAACCCGCAGCTTGTTTTCCGCGTCGTCCGCGAAATCACCGACCTGCTCTCCGTCTATCCCGAGCTTGGGGAAGACGAGACGCTTCGCTCGGATACCCTCGAAGGCGAGACGGACATAAACAACATCCTCGCCAAGCTCGTTCAGGAGCGCGAGGCGGCCTATGCGATGGCCGAAGGTGTCAAGGCCCCAGTCAACGATCTGCGGGAACGCAAGGCGCGTCTAGAGCGCCGTGGCGATGGCTATGGCGAAGCTATCGAGCGCGTCATGGCTGCGGCCGGCTTGTCGAAGGTCATGCTGCCGAATGCGACGATCTCGGTTTCGCAAGCTGCGCCTTCCGTCGTGATCAAGGACGAGGACGCCATTCCAGAGCGCTTCGTCCGCATCAAACGCGAGATCGACAAGGCCGCCATCAACGCAGCCGTGAAAGCTGGCGAGGAAATCCCCGGCGTCGTCGTCGGTAATGGGGGCCAAAGACTTATGGTTCGGGTGAAGTAG
- a CDS encoding helix-turn-helix domain-containing protein — protein sequence MAERGRPTDYRPEFAEQASKLCALGATDYELADFFGVDTRTIYRWKNVHADFCQAVTCGKESADERVERALFNRAVGYTFESEKVFQHQGEIIRAPVDEHVPPDPSAAKLWLTNRRPDRWRDKVVNEHTGADGGAIETVTRIERVIVRPNAIDPNG from the coding sequence ATGGCAGAGCGAGGCAGGCCAACGGATTATCGGCCTGAGTTCGCCGAGCAGGCTTCGAAGCTCTGCGCGCTCGGTGCGACTGACTACGAACTGGCTGACTTTTTCGGTGTCGATACGCGAACAATCTACAGGTGGAAGAACGTCCACGCTGATTTTTGTCAGGCGGTCACATGCGGGAAAGAGTCCGCAGATGAGCGTGTCGAGCGCGCGCTGTTCAACCGAGCCGTTGGTTACACATTCGAGAGCGAAAAGGTGTTTCAGCATCAAGGGGAAATCATCCGAGCCCCGGTGGATGAACACGTACCTCCCGACCCTTCGGCCGCAAAGCTCTGGCTGACGAATCGCCGCCCTGACAGGTGGCGCGACAAGGTCGTCAATGAGCACACCGGCGCTGACGGCGGCGCTATCGAGACTGTGACGAGGATCGAGCGTGTCATCGTCAGGCCGAACGCTATCGATCCCAACGGCTGA
- a CDS encoding ImmA/IrrE family metallo-endopeptidase has product MRFSEQMQLVLRAMQNAPVDVEGLALTLGLPVREAYLGDDTAGMLEKVSDGFFNKTPSGYQIVVNADQPETRKRFTIAHEIGHFLYHRHLIGNGVGDSKAFRSTDKQRYFNTAIGPKQETEANQFAATVLMPKSLVARVAREEGLNSPAALAKRFGVSEHAMCIHLGEPYEPRLSL; this is encoded by the coding sequence TTGAGATTTTCCGAGCAAATGCAACTTGTCCTTCGGGCGATGCAAAATGCGCCCGTCGATGTTGAGGGGCTGGCGCTCACTCTTGGCTTGCCTGTGCGCGAAGCATACCTTGGTGACGATACTGCTGGGATGCTTGAGAAGGTATCAGACGGGTTCTTCAACAAAACTCCTTCCGGCTATCAGATCGTGGTCAATGCCGACCAGCCCGAGACGCGGAAGCGATTCACAATTGCCCACGAGATCGGCCATTTCCTGTATCACCGGCACCTGATTGGTAACGGCGTTGGGGATAGCAAGGCATTCCGTAGCACCGACAAGCAGCGCTATTTCAATACGGCCATCGGGCCTAAGCAGGAAACTGAGGCAAATCAGTTCGCTGCTACGGTTCTGATGCCCAAGAGCCTGGTCGCGCGGGTTGCGCGTGAGGAAGGGCTGAATAGCCCGGCGGCTCTTGCTAAGCGCTTCGGCGTTTCGGAGCACGCCATGTGCATACACCTTGGCGAACCATACGAGCCGAGACTAAGCCTCTAG
- a CDS encoding XRE family transcriptional regulator, giving the protein MDWRQRLLNAAEKTGRSDRSISLAANLGPNALNEIRNTSKEPSVERTLKLIEEIGVSRSYVFLGIEITPDVEEIVELLGRASPLARQGFAAFLRERQPPEAKTAPQPDPQAAASENREASR; this is encoded by the coding sequence ATGGATTGGCGCCAGCGCTTACTCAATGCTGCTGAGAAAACGGGCAGGTCTGATCGCTCGATCAGCTTGGCGGCCAACCTTGGCCCCAACGCACTGAACGAGATCCGGAACACCTCGAAAGAGCCGAGCGTCGAGCGAACGCTAAAGCTCATCGAGGAAATCGGCGTTAGCCGCTCCTACGTGTTCCTCGGAATTGAGATCACCCCTGATGTGGAGGAGATCGTGGAGCTGCTGGGGAGGGCGTCGCCTCTTGCCCGGCAGGGATTCGCTGCTTTTCTTCGCGAGAGACAGCCGCCCGAAGCCAAGACAGCGCCTCAGCCTGATCCTCAGGCGGCAGCTTCTGAAAATCGCGAAGCATCTCGATAA
- a CDS encoding SGNH/GDSL hydrolase family protein has protein sequence MLPPLPAHARWVLDGDSITSFAWASTGLRSWVRWGSMLSGAPLYIPPGGNLATSGQGVDDVLGRIVTAMGLSPAIYSILIGTNDGSKTQSQLEDALWGAAGHAEPTIYGGPLSIGARLNVIPILPKGQTVETRTAAMLATNANIRARAAADQRYIITDMEAVFNPRSAASPAQSGDGVHPLEYGAYLIGKEWARVMTPILPPFGSILPTTVTAENLCGNPLLTGTAGTKGGTNPPTGDVATGWNLGRASGDATIVASKGALANGAEAQVVQFSGGTSATAATLSRSVPFSGSQPDLFEAWLCVEVEGTGWQGARILCSGYFDSSTTGLANIESPNPGQPIVVRAIPIALSGAPGAANVGIAIYATVGANLTVKFGQVMVRKVPA, from the coding sequence ATGTTGCCGCCTCTCCCCGCGCACGCCCGCTGGGTGCTCGACGGAGACAGCATCACCAGCTTCGCCTGGGCTAGCACAGGGCTGCGTAGCTGGGTCCGCTGGGGATCGATGCTGTCAGGTGCCCCGCTCTACATTCCGCCCGGCGGAAATCTGGCGACCAGCGGGCAGGGCGTCGATGATGTGCTTGGGCGGATCGTGACCGCCATGGGCCTATCGCCGGCCATTTATTCCATCCTGATCGGGACGAATGACGGCTCCAAGACGCAATCTCAGTTAGAGGATGCGTTGTGGGGTGCGGCTGGGCATGCTGAGCCAACCATCTACGGCGGGCCGCTTTCAATCGGCGCGCGCCTCAATGTGATCCCGATCCTGCCGAAGGGACAAACCGTCGAGACGCGCACTGCCGCGATGCTCGCGACCAACGCCAACATCCGAGCCCGCGCAGCGGCGGACCAGCGCTACATCATCACGGACATGGAGGCGGTATTCAATCCGCGGTCTGCCGCATCACCGGCGCAGAGCGGCGACGGGGTTCACCCGCTGGAATACGGCGCCTACCTCATTGGCAAGGAATGGGCTCGCGTCATGACCCCCATTCTCCCGCCCTTCGGTTCGATCCTGCCGACCACGGTGACGGCCGAAAATCTCTGCGGCAATCCGCTGCTCACAGGCACGGCCGGCACGAAGGGCGGGACGAATCCGCCCACCGGAGATGTCGCGACAGGCTGGAATCTTGGACGTGCTTCCGGCGATGCGACAATCGTTGCGTCGAAGGGTGCGCTGGCCAATGGGGCGGAGGCACAGGTCGTTCAGTTTTCGGGTGGGACTTCGGCCACGGCGGCGACGCTTTCGCGCTCTGTCCCGTTCAGCGGCTCGCAGCCGGACTTGTTTGAGGCGTGGCTCTGCGTCGAGGTCGAGGGCACCGGCTGGCAGGGGGCGCGGATTCTTTGCAGTGGTTATTTCGACAGCAGCACGACTGGCCTTGCCAACATAGAGAGTCCCAATCCGGGTCAGCCCATCGTGGTCCGTGCAATCCCGATCGCCCTGAGCGGCGCGCCCGGCGCGGCGAATGTCGGTATCGCGATCTATGCGACTGTTGGCGCCAACCTGACCGTGAAATTCGGTCAGGTGATGGTCCGCAAGGTGCCGGCTTAG
- a CDS encoding P22 phage major capsid protein family protein, whose amino-acid sequence MAQTVLTADIIAKEALMILDNNLVMAKQVFRGYENEFDKKINGYEVGETISIRRPTDFTVRTNATLATQDVTEGKTTITVDQRRGVDFKFSSQDLTLKIGELSERVIKPAMVQLANSVDSYLMSLYKFVPNWVGTPGQTVNSYADFAKAPERLDEYAVPSDRSAVLSPADHWGLLGSQTALYIQDAAKGAYRKGSLGEIGGVDTFMSQNIPTHTIGVWAGSPAVDQTVNSSTITYDAVKDSMLQTITIDGFSASAPALQPGDVFTIADVYAVNPVTKARLPFNKQFTVVSTANASGNQVDVTFYPAMIWTGAFQNIAVASGVTNLNDKVVTPLGTDSTGYRQNLVFHKNAFALVSVPLVRPPGAVDVARETYKGLSVRVIPVYDGTNDESAFRLDILFGAKTIDPRLATRLSGSP is encoded by the coding sequence ATGGCACAGACTGTGCTCACTGCGGACATCATCGCCAAAGAGGCGCTGATGATCCTCGACAACAACCTCGTGATGGCCAAGCAGGTCTTCCGAGGCTACGAGAACGAGTTCGACAAGAAGATCAACGGCTATGAGGTGGGTGAAACCATCTCGATCCGTCGTCCGACCGACTTCACCGTCCGCACCAACGCCACCTTGGCGACGCAGGACGTGACCGAGGGCAAGACCACGATCACCGTGGATCAGCGTCGCGGCGTCGATTTCAAGTTCAGCTCGCAGGATCTGACCTTGAAGATCGGGGAGCTTTCCGAGCGCGTCATCAAGCCGGCCATGGTCCAGCTTGCAAACTCGGTCGATAGCTACCTGATGTCCCTCTACAAGTTCGTTCCGAACTGGGTGGGCACGCCGGGGCAGACGGTCAACTCCTACGCCGACTTCGCGAAGGCGCCGGAGCGTCTGGACGAATACGCCGTCCCTTCCGATCGTTCGGCGGTTCTGTCGCCGGCCGATCATTGGGGCCTGCTGGGCTCTCAGACCGCGCTCTACATCCAGGACGCGGCCAAGGGCGCCTACCGCAAGGGCTCGCTGGGCGAGATCGGCGGCGTCGATACGTTCATGTCGCAGAACATCCCGACGCATACGATCGGCGTATGGGCCGGGTCCCCGGCAGTCGATCAGACCGTCAATTCGTCGACCATCACCTACGATGCGGTGAAGGACTCGATGTTGCAGACGATCACGATCGACGGCTTCTCGGCTTCTGCGCCTGCGCTTCAGCCCGGCGACGTGTTCACCATCGCGGATGTCTACGCGGTGAACCCGGTGACGAAGGCCCGTCTGCCCTTCAACAAGCAGTTCACCGTCGTCTCGACGGCGAACGCATCGGGCAATCAGGTCGATGTGACGTTCTATCCGGCGATGATCTGGACGGGTGCTTTCCAGAACATCGCAGTTGCGTCCGGCGTCACCAACCTGAACGACAAGGTCGTAACCCCGCTCGGGACGGACTCGACGGGCTATCGCCAGAACCTCGTGTTCCACAAGAATGCGTTCGCTCTGGTGAGCGTCCCGCTCGTTCGCCCGCCCGGCGCTGTCGATGTCGCCCGTGAGACCTACAAGGGTCTCTCGGTCCGCGTCATCCCGGTCTACGACGGCACGAACGATGAGAGCGCCTTCCGTCTCGATATCCTGTTCGGGGCGAAGACCATCGACCCGCGTCTCGCGACGCGCCTGTCCGGCTCGCCCTGA
- a CDS encoding DNA methyltransferase translates to MSRVEHLSEDVVLHLGDCREILPTLGKVDAVVTDPPYGINITKSNRLAVSRGHGGSWDDEAADVSPLLALGVPTILWGGNYFDVPPSRCILVWDKNNAGRDFADVEIAWTNLDQVARRFMYRPMNMDGGKLHPTQKPIEVMAWCVGYVPEGIVLDPYMGSGSTGVACVQEGRGFVGIEREPRYFDVACRRISDELKRPRLELARAPQPVQEAMQL, encoded by the coding sequence GTGAGCAGGGTCGAACACCTTTCGGAAGACGTGGTTCTTCATTTGGGCGACTGTCGCGAGATCCTACCGACGCTCGGCAAGGTCGATGCCGTCGTGACCGACCCGCCTTATGGGATCAACATCACCAAGAGCAACCGCCTTGCTGTCAGCCGCGGGCACGGGGGTTCGTGGGACGATGAGGCCGCGGACGTTTCCCCTCTGCTGGCGCTGGGCGTTCCGACGATACTGTGGGGAGGAAATTACTTCGACGTGCCTCCTTCACGGTGCATCCTCGTCTGGGACAAGAACAATGCCGGCCGTGACTTCGCTGACGTAGAGATCGCCTGGACCAACCTCGATCAGGTTGCTCGGAGGTTCATGTACCGCCCCATGAATATGGACGGCGGCAAACTTCACCCAACGCAGAAGCCGATCGAGGTGATGGCTTGGTGCGTCGGATACGTCCCCGAAGGCATCGTCCTAGATCCTTACATGGGCAGCGGGTCGACTGGCGTGGCCTGTGTCCAAGAAGGCCGGGGCTTCGTCGGCATAGAGCGCGAGCCGAGGTACTTCGACGTCGCATGCCGACGCATATCCGACGAGTTGAAGCGCCCGCGCCTTGAATTGGCTCGAGCCCCACAGCCCGTTCAGGAGGCTATGCAGCTATGA
- a CDS encoding helix-turn-helix domain-containing protein, with product MSLVPTKEYTSAAEIYAARRALRAQFYAKPVPKPAKAPEPIIVAPSEPEPDPREKYLRDWLSLASPGSRRASCTTSVLEVVAKHTGFDRVAIIGESRRAPLVRARQMAYWLLRKHTTMSFPHIGSKLGGRDHTTILSGFNKIEFLMAEDRDFAALMGVLSAEIASKAQEGRSR from the coding sequence ATGAGCCTCGTCCCCACCAAGGAATACACCAGCGCGGCGGAGATCTATGCCGCGCGTCGCGCTCTGCGTGCGCAGTTCTACGCCAAGCCGGTTCCAAAGCCTGCCAAGGCCCCGGAACCCATCATCGTGGCGCCGTCCGAACCCGAGCCGGACCCACGGGAGAAATACCTTCGCGACTGGCTGAGCTTGGCGTCCCCCGGCTCGCGTCGGGCCTCCTGCACGACCTCCGTTCTTGAGGTCGTCGCTAAGCACACCGGATTCGACCGGGTCGCCATCATAGGCGAGAGCCGCCGCGCTCCACTCGTCCGTGCCCGCCAGATGGCCTACTGGCTCCTGCGCAAGCATACGACGATGTCGTTCCCCCACATCGGCTCCAAGCTTGGCGGCCGCGACCACACCACCATCCTGAGCGGCTTCAACAAGATCGAATTCCTCATGGCCGAGGATCGCGACTTTGCGGCGCTCATGGGCGTTCTTTCAGCGGAAATCGCGTCAAAGGCCCAGGAAGGGCGCAGCCGATGA
- a CDS encoding PBSX family phage terminase large subunit: MSSSGRTLSIPTAEVFEPLLEPSRYKGAHGGRGSGKSHFFAGMLLEDSLAHKGLLSVCIREVQKTLKESAKRLIEAKLADFSIGEADGFKVFREVIETPGDGAIIFQGMQDHTAESIKSLEGFKRAWIEEAQTISSRSLSLLRPTIRAEGSEIWCGWNPRRRSDPIDMMLRGEVKPTGAVVVQANWKHNPWFPSVLEQERLDCLRDQPEMYDHIWEGDYAKVTEGAYYAQSLVKAKQEGRIGKVAADPLMTVRAIWDIGGTGAKADACAIWIMQFIGREIRVLNYYEAQGQPLATHINWLRANGYGNALCILPHDGASNDKVYDVSYESALKDAGFEVIVVPNQGKGAAMNRIEAARRLFPSIWFNEETTRGGVEALGAYHAKKDEDRQIDLGPEHDWSSHAADAFGLGCIVYEEPRQPKERKLRISGGAGGWMRA, translated from the coding sequence GTGTCATCGTCAGGCCGAACGCTATCGATCCCAACGGCTGAGGTATTCGAGCCGCTTTTGGAGCCATCGCGATACAAAGGCGCTCATGGCGGCCGCGGCTCCGGCAAGTCCCACTTCTTCGCCGGGATGCTCTTGGAGGACAGTCTGGCGCACAAGGGCCTTCTCTCGGTTTGCATCCGCGAGGTCCAGAAGACGCTAAAGGAATCCGCAAAGCGCCTGATAGAAGCGAAGTTGGCAGACTTCAGCATCGGTGAGGCAGACGGCTTCAAGGTCTTCCGCGAGGTAATCGAAACGCCCGGCGATGGCGCGATCATCTTCCAAGGCATGCAGGACCACACGGCGGAATCGATCAAGTCGCTTGAGGGCTTCAAGCGGGCGTGGATCGAGGAGGCGCAGACGATCAGCTCTCGCTCGCTGAGCCTGCTTCGCCCGACGATCCGCGCCGAGGGGTCTGAAATCTGGTGCGGCTGGAATCCTCGCCGTCGCAGCGACCCCATCGACATGATGTTGAGAGGCGAGGTCAAGCCGACTGGCGCTGTCGTGGTCCAGGCCAACTGGAAACACAATCCGTGGTTCCCGAGCGTGCTTGAGCAAGAGCGCTTGGACTGCCTGCGGGATCAGCCCGAGATGTACGACCACATCTGGGAAGGCGATTACGCCAAGGTGACGGAAGGCGCCTATTACGCGCAAAGTCTTGTCAAGGCGAAGCAGGAAGGCCGCATAGGGAAGGTCGCGGCAGACCCGCTGATGACCGTCCGTGCGATTTGGGACATTGGCGGCACTGGTGCGAAGGCCGACGCCTGCGCCATCTGGATCATGCAGTTCATCGGCCGCGAAATCCGCGTACTGAATTACTACGAGGCGCAAGGACAGCCTCTCGCGACGCACATCAACTGGCTGCGGGCGAATGGATACGGCAATGCGCTCTGTATCCTCCCGCACGACGGAGCTTCGAACGACAAGGTCTATGATGTTTCCTACGAGTCCGCGCTGAAGGATGCCGGGTTCGAGGTCATCGTCGTCCCGAACCAGGGCAAGGGCGCCGCGATGAACCGCATCGAAGCGGCCCGGCGGCTGTTCCCGTCGATCTGGTTCAACGAAGAGACAACGCGAGGCGGCGTCGAAGCGCTCGGCGCCTATCACGCGAAGAAGGACGAGGATCGACAGATCGACCTCGGCCCTGAGCACGACTGGTCATCGCACGCAGCAGACGCCTTCGGCCTCGGCTGCATCGTCTACGAAGAACCAAGACAGCCCAAGGAACGCAAGCTGCGGATCAGCGGCGGCGCCGGAGGCTGGATGAGGGCTTAA
- a CDS encoding portal protein: protein MAETNNDANGAKEAVSEDNDLLAVFRKRYEDAYERERHNIDEAYEDLGFSEGDGQWDPKIRREREIEGRPCLTENRLPQFIRQITGKMRQMRPSIKCVPVDSRGDPKTAEVLAGLIRYIENRSRAQIVYGRAADSQVTCGIGAWRVTTEYSDDQTFNQEIRIAPIEDPIMTLFDPDAVLPSKSDAMYCFVPVDLSRRRFNQEYPGKSATGYELHSHSAWEGWVSEDYVRICEYWYKEPTKRRLVLLPDGSVDDLTGKKPEEVAEIERMVAEAQAQGAPVRIEVRDSHKVMRALLSYSEVLSEPEEWKGRYIPIIPVVGEEIRIGRKVVRRGVVRLAKDSQRMLNYYISAETEMVALQPKAPFVGTEENFENYQDVWETANTQNHPYLPYKPDPKNGGARPERSQPPVSSQGLTNGIMRNVDGMKAVIGIYDASLGQRSNETSGKAIEARETQGDTGSFVYVANFGEAINHTAQVITDLIPHTYDTARTIRIVGEDGFSVEPQQINQPQGVAEGGVHQVMNDVTTGAYDVVVKMGPAYDSLRSEAREGMTGFMQSAPAVAPAVLDLFAKMQDWPHADELAERMAAIAPPPIQALMAKKRGEQPPLPSPNPDEMKLQAEMQMQQAKLQGDQQAKAAEMTLKQQELAAEIEATRMKAEAEMALKQAEFQFKRDLALQEIALKRQIASEELELKRQQAEADAELRRDTAVIAAHQRSEEMTMRAKQNGAGNGND, encoded by the coding sequence ATGGCAGAAACCAACAATGACGCCAATGGCGCGAAGGAAGCGGTCAGCGAGGATAACGACCTCCTGGCCGTTTTTCGTAAGCGCTATGAGGACGCCTATGAGCGCGAGCGTCACAACATCGACGAAGCCTATGAGGATCTCGGCTTTTCCGAAGGCGATGGCCAGTGGGACCCGAAGATCAGGCGCGAGCGTGAGATCGAGGGGCGTCCTTGCCTGACTGAAAATCGCCTGCCGCAGTTCATTCGCCAGATCACCGGCAAGATGCGGCAGATGCGGCCCAGCATCAAATGCGTTCCCGTCGATAGCCGGGGCGACCCGAAGACGGCCGAGGTTTTGGCTGGCCTGATCCGCTACATCGAAAACAGGTCGCGGGCCCAGATCGTCTACGGCCGCGCGGCAGATAGCCAGGTCACATGCGGCATCGGCGCCTGGCGAGTGACGACCGAGTATTCCGACGATCAGACCTTCAATCAGGAAATCCGCATCGCGCCGATTGAAGACCCGATCATGACGCTGTTCGATCCTGACGCGGTCCTGCCGTCGAAATCGGACGCGATGTACTGTTTCGTGCCGGTCGATCTCAGCCGGCGCCGGTTCAATCAGGAGTACCCCGGCAAATCAGCGACCGGCTACGAGCTTCATTCGCACTCGGCCTGGGAAGGCTGGGTTTCGGAGGATTACGTCCGGATCTGCGAATACTGGTACAAGGAGCCGACGAAGCGCCGGCTCGTGCTGCTGCCTGATGGCTCTGTCGATGACCTGACCGGCAAGAAGCCGGAAGAGGTCGCTGAAATCGAGCGCATGGTCGCGGAAGCGCAGGCGCAGGGCGCCCCGGTCCGTATCGAAGTCCGCGACAGCCACAAGGTCATGCGGGCGCTTTTGTCATACAGCGAGGTCTTGTCCGAACCGGAGGAGTGGAAGGGACGTTACATCCCGATCATCCCCGTGGTTGGCGAGGAGATCCGCATTGGGCGGAAGGTCGTACGTCGCGGCGTCGTCCGCCTCGCTAAGGACAGCCAGCGGATGTTGAACTACTACATCTCGGCGGAAACCGAGATGGTCGCGCTTCAGCCCAAGGCGCCGTTCGTTGGGACGGAGGAGAATTTCGAGAATTACCAGGATGTCTGGGAAACGGCGAATACCCAGAACCATCCCTATCTTCCGTACAAGCCCGATCCGAAAAACGGTGGCGCACGGCCAGAGCGGTCACAGCCTCCCGTGTCATCGCAGGGCCTGACCAACGGCATTATGCGCAATGTCGATGGCATGAAGGCAGTCATTGGCATTTACGACGCATCCCTGGGCCAGCGGTCGAACGAGACGAGCGGCAAGGCGATCGAGGCGCGCGAGACGCAGGGCGATACCGGCTCCTTCGTCTACGTCGCGAACTTCGGAGAGGCCATCAATCACACGGCGCAGGTCATCACTGACCTGATCCCGCATACCTACGACACGGCGCGCACGATCCGCATCGTTGGCGAGGATGGGTTCAGCGTCGAGCCGCAGCAGATCAATCAGCCGCAGGGGGTAGCGGAAGGCGGCGTTCACCAGGTCATGAACGATGTCACGACGGGCGCATACGATGTCGTCGTGAAAATGGGCCCGGCCTATGACAGTCTGCGCTCCGAGGCTCGGGAGGGTATGACCGGATTCATGCAGTCCGCTCCTGCGGTTGCTCCTGCGGTGCTGGACCTGTTCGCCAAAATGCAGGACTGGCCTCATGCCGATGAGTTGGCAGAGCGCATGGCGGCGATAGCGCCACCGCCCATCCAGGCTTTGATGGCGAAGAAACGCGGCGAGCAGCCTCCGCTGCCTTCGCCTAACCCCGACGAGATGAAGCTTCAGGCCGAGATGCAGATGCAGCAGGCCAAGCTTCAGGGCGACCAGCAGGCGAAGGCAGCTGAGATGACCTTGAAGCAGCAGGAACTTGCTGCGGAGATCGAGGCCACGCGCATGAAGGCCGAAGCCGAAATGGCGTTGAAGCAGGCAGAATTCCAGTTCAAGCGCGACCTTGCTTTGCAGGAAATCGCCCTCAAACGGCAGATCGCATCCGAAGAACTGGAACTGAAGCGCCAGCAGGCCGAGGCGGACGCTGAACTTCGGCGCGATACCGCTGTGATCGCCGCCCATCAGCGCTCGGAAGAGATGACGATGCGGGCCAAACAGAACGGAGCCGGCAATGGCAACGACTGA